The window ATTGCTTCCTGATGCTTGGTGAATCTTGGAATACAGTAGTGTGTGCCCTTAGGCTGCTGAGTGGCCTCACACAGCTGCAAAGCATGGGAGAACAGAGGCTGTAGGTATGGGAAGTGGTGAGGCTCAGTGCAGAAGGAATGGAGCACCAGGATGCCTTCATCTGGAAAAGTTGGGTCCTCTTCTTAAAGCACAGCTCATCCTCACATAGCTTCTTTTGGCAGGTACAAGAAGAACATCAAAGCCTTGTACATTGTGCACCCAACGATGTTCATCAAGACCCTGCTGATTCTCTTCAAGCCTCTGATCAGGTAGGGAAGCACTATAGGAGGCTCACCCACATCCTCACACTGCAGGCAAATAATGATGCATTCTCAGTGGGCACAAGATGAGCCCAGGCTGCAAAGCCTACTCTGAAGACTCTCATCCTATGCTGTTGCCTCTTTTCTGAGGTCAGACATACTCAAACACAAGAAGTACTGCTTTAAGAACCTGCAGAgtctgcagctctgtgccacTGCTCCCTTTTTGTCCAACCAAGTAAAATGCTGCAGGCTCTGCTAATAATGAAAGAGGAAGTGAAAGCATCACTCCAAATTATACTTAATTCATTGTGAAATCCTAACTCTGTAAAGTAATCGAAAGCAAAACTTTCTCCAGCCTATTGCTGGAAGGAGAAATCCAGTGTTTTAgggagcctgctgctgctggggcatcTGATGTGACTTGGAAAGTCTTAGCATCTCCTGGTAAAACATACGGAGTTGGAGACCAATATGGGTGAAGTCTCTGCTGCTCTATATCTGCCCCTTTGCCCCATTGATGTCTCTTGCAGACCCCTGCTCTCCTTGTCTGTAGAAAGTCTGTTCTGATACTGGATTTCCCCATTCCTCAAGTTAtcctcttttctcttgttttcagctttaagtTTGGACGGAAGATCTTTTATGTGAACTTCCTTAGCGAGCTGGAGGAGTATGTGAAGCTGGAACAGTTGGGGATCCCAAGCCAAGTGCTGAAGTAAGGATGTTGCCTGTCTCCCATTTGCTTAGGACTCTGTGAGAGGGGACTTCTCTGGAGGAATGgcaaagggaggaagagatTGTTCCGCTCAGGCAGTGGTTTTGCAGGGAGTGGTGACAAATTGCCTTAGGGACTGTTGTTTCAATCCATGCTCCTCTCTGTGTGTCCTCGGCCACAGTGCCCAGTTCTGTCCCACTGGAGCACCAATCCTGCTTCTCCTTTGGGGCTCTCTGCAAGCTCATGGAGCTCATGGTTCATCAGCTGTGTCTGGGCACCTGcacctgctctgctccctctgcacAGTTCAGCTTGGTTTTGGGGCCTCCCAGCATTGCCACAATCCCAGTCCTGACAGATTGATTCCCTGTCCCTCACGCACACATGCAACTGGCTCATTACAAGCAGTGCTGCCCTGGCCTCCTGCCCATGCTGTCATccgcagctactccagctcctgaTTCCAGATAGATAttcctttctccctgctttttcCTGGTAACCAGACATTTGATCTTGTTGCCCCTGTGCTCCAGAGCTGCATAGGTGGAATCAACTGCGCTAGGCTGGAGCTGTTACCGGTGGGTGTGCAGTGGCTCGCATGCAGCACTGGGTTCATGCTGCTTCTGGGAGGTGGGGTGGCTCCTCACTAGTCTGTGTTTCACCACAGATACGACGAATATCTGAGATCCCTGCAGAAACCTTCACAAGTGCCCCTGAAGCCAACCCCTCCACGCCCACCGCTGCCAAACCAGCAGTTTGGAGTCTCGCTCCAGCTGTGAGTATCCCTGGATTGTGTTGCTTGTGCCCCGACTTGCTTGATATGAGCTCACTGTATTTgtagctgaagagcagcagaaatggcTGTAACCTTTGGGGTAGTTCAGACTTCCTGCAAAGCTTTCGTCATTCTTCTGAGGAACCAGATGACCAGATCCTGACCCGGTTCAGTTCCACCTTCTTGATTCCTCAGTTAGATTGTATCTAAACTAGGATAGGATTGCTTCTGCAGCTGAGGGTCACTAAGGGAGGAACAAAACAAGGGCCATGTGGGACAGCTTTGTGCCACTGCAAACTTCCTTTAAACAAAGGAAGTCTGTTGGAGGCTGGCGGAGGTGTCTTTAGGCCTGTTCTGAttgagcagtgctgcagggctgtttcttaGTTTTTTCCATATCATAAActctattttaaaagcacttctGTTCACCCTTGTGCTGATCCCATCCCCCATTCCTGCAGGCTGATGCAAGCAAACACAGCCACTGGCAAGGGCTAGTGATACTGGCTAAGTGGTGAAGGTATTTTTAACTTGGAGTGTGATTTTGCTTCCCTGGGGGATGAGGAGGAGCCAGTACCCTGTGGCCAGGCAGATCCTCTGGAGCGATCTGGCAACACATTCCCCAGCTTCAGCACGTTTCTAAATGGTGTTTCCTGTGGTGCTGTGTGCCTGAGCTTGTGAGTAGCCTGAGAGGGGTGAACAGCTCCATGCCATCAAGTGGTGCAGAGAGCAAACACCCTGGCATCACTAGGTCTTCCTTGACAGGCCTTGGGTTGATGCATCTTCTGCTACAGGAGTAGGATGGATAAACTTACCCCATACATATTTCTCTCATGTGTCAGCTTCTTTCTACCCTTGCTCCTATGGGGAAATAAACAGGAAGTTTAACTCTTTTCATCTTATTAATAACTAGCAGCCTTGCCATCTGGGAACTCTTTTGCCTTGGAATCTACAGGCTGTGGGGTTTACAGAAGAGAGAGGATTACTCCTCTGGTGTAGTAATGAGCTCATGCTTGCTCCAGTGAGTGATGCAGCATGATGGGTGAATGGGAGAGAAAGCTGGAATAGTGGCTGAGCCAGGGACTGGGATAGCAAGATCCTATAGGGTAGGGCTTGTGACTTAAAGATGCAGGGCTGCGTATGGGGTAGGGAGGACCAGTCACTTGTAATCTTTTGTCTCTTCCCCCAGTCTCAGGGAGAAGAGCCCTGATCAGTCGCCTGTTCCTCTGGTGGTCAGAGACACCATTGCTCACTTGCGGGACCATGGTAAGTGTAGAGGGGGAACTGCAGCCCCTCTTAGTTCCATGTCATTGGCCTCTCCTCCGTCCAAGTTCCCATCCAGAGTGTGGTGAGATAAAGAACAACAGCCTACAGTGAGGTGTAAAGGCCTGAACTAGGTGAGTTAGCCTTCAAGAGAGCATGCAGGGCTCAGGAAACCTTTCTTCCACTCAACCCTACTTGTATAAGAGTAGCAAAATGCTCCTTGTATCCTTTGCCTGGTAGTAGAAGCAGAAAGAATTGCCATGCTCTGAAAAAGGGACTCATTGACATCTGTTTGAATGCCCACAGCATGGATTTATGACTGTTGAGACCAGCATTTTTAGGCTCTCACGTGTCTGATCTTTCTTCTCCATCTCATCTCCCTTCGCAGCTCTTACCACAGAGGGGATTTTCCGGAGATCAGCAAATACACAGGTTGTCAGGGAGGTCCAGCAAAAATACAACATGGGTAAGTGCCCAAACTCAGCAGAGCCCCTCTCATTCCCaactggagctgtgctggatCATGGCTCCTCTCCTTCTTTGATAGGCCTCTGGGTGAGGCCCCATCATGGTATGACCTGAGCTGCAAAGGAGAAGCACCTGATACTTCTGCTGTGTAGAAACCCTATTCCTTCCCACTTACATTCTCCTTGCTGCCTTTCTCATTCCTGAGTTTCCCTGTTTCTTGGGGTGGGATATACCACCTTAGTCAGGTTATCTTGTATGGACTGAAGATGACCAGGAAGAAACTCTTTCATCTGTTACATCTGATGACTTCTAAAGATGTAGTGCTGGATTCAGCAGTGCTTTGCACATGCTTTTGGGACACATTTTTCCACCCTCCTAAAAGATGTGGTGCTTCAGTACCCTCTCTGTGTTCTTCAAACTCCTGCTTCCCTAGTTCTGAGCTCTGGCCACCGTGTCCCATTCTTTGTCTGGAGGAAGCCCTGCTTTGGGCACTGAACACTGAGGCTCTGCTCTACTCTCTCAGGTGTTCCTGTAGATTTCCAGCAGTACGAAGATGTCCACCTCCCTGCTGTGATTCTCAAGACCTTCTTGAGGGAGCTTCCTGAACCCCTGCTCACTTTTGGCCTCTACAGCCATGTTGTCAACTTCCAGAGTGAGTTGAAACAAGAGTGTCCTACACCTGAATGTTACCCTGGCCAAAAGCAAAGACATCTTGGGAGGAGGGCATGCATGGGACACCCTGTGACTGCAAACAGGGCTTTCATCAGGGTGCGTGCTGAGGATTCCCCATGGACCTGCTTGTCTTTCCCCTCTTTATAGGTGTGGAGGAGGAGAATCGTGTGGATGTTGTTCGCAAAACACTCCAGACTCTGCCAGAAGAGAACTACCAAGTGCTCCATTTACTGACTGCCTTCCTGGTGCAGGTGAGCGGCTCCAAAGGTGGGCAGGCATATGCTAGTTCACTTGCCAGTGCCTTGAATCAGCTTTTTAACTGCTTGCTCCCTCTTTTCCTTCAAGAGAAAATGAGTCTCAAGTTAGGAAATTGCCTTTCCTTACCTTACTGTTAAACAGAGATCCAGAGTGATCATAATGATCTAGCCTAAGCAGTTATTTCTCATAATACTGAGATGTGCAGGTGGGCATTAAGCCTGTGTGGTTTGTGTGAGAGAGGCTGAGAGTTCCCCAGGGTTATATAtctgatgtgtgtgtgtgtatatatatataagcaagACTAGAAGGAGGGGTCTCTGATCTGCCCCACAGTGTTTTGTGCTGCCAGGGAAGccactgcaaggctgctctAGCAAGAGGGAAGGTAGTTTTGTTTTGAGTGGTCACCTGGATCTGTAGAGTTTTTGGCTGGTGGTGCTTTTGGTCCTGTTGTTATGATATGGCCTGGGGGTTAAGCCATGGTGGCAAATGGCAAGTTATTGCTCCTCACCTCCTGACTGCTGGGTGTCATGTGTGTTTCTGTCTTCTGGAACTAGGCCTTCACTTTCTCTCCTCCCATTTTCCCTGGGAATCTGTCAGCTCTGGCTTTGGGGAGTGTAGAGGGCACCTGCTGTGTTGTTCTATAGGATTTATAACAGGCTCTCTTCTTCCCACACAGGTCTCTGCTCACAGTGACAAAAACAAGATGACAAACACCAACCTAGCAGTTGTGTTTGGCCCAAATCTGCTGTGGGCCAAAGATGTAGCCATCACCCTAAAAGCCATCAACCCCATCAATACCTTCACCAAATTCCTGCTGGACCACCAGAAGGAGCTCTTTGAGGATGTGGAGGCTTGAATCCAGGCCAGCCCACACCCAGCACACTGTGCTCACCTTCCCACCTCCTTTCCCACCTTGTCTTGGAGCTGTGACCGAGCTGACTCCAGTGTAAAGGGACTATTGATCCTCTGGGTGATGAGCAGAGCGAGGGGTGTGGAGATGGTGGCCAAAGTGTGTAAGTAAGCGAGCAGAGACCCACTGCTCGGGATGGGGAGGGGAGCTGGTCTCCCTGCTGCTCCGAGTGGAGTCCTGGCCCCCCTGCCAGTCTGTGCAGCTCCTCCAGGGCTCATCACCAGCCTGCTGCCCTATCAGATGCCctgcctctttcttccttccctttctgccCTCCTGGTCCCTTCCTCAGCAAAGACCTTTATTGTTTCAGCTCCCAGTAGCCCCAGCTCACCCCCTTGCCTCTGCTGGGCTGTCTGGGTGAGGGCAGCTTGCTGGGTTTGTGGTAGAGATGTTCTTGTTGCAGTGCCATCCCTCAGCACTGAGCATGCATCTGCCTTTCCCCAGTGGCACCTAAGGCAAGGAGGGAGCTGGGTAGCTCTTGTGCTTGTCCTGCACTTGCAAACAACACTCCAGACCCCATAGTTTTGGCAGGCAAGTGAAGGACAGGCTCACAGCACATGGGCTGTGTTACTGGCCAGATTCCAATACAAGGAAGCTGAATTTAGCCCAAACCCCTCTGGGGTCCCCACTCTTGATACTGTTCAGTGTTTGCTGGGGTGTAATGGGTGAGGTGCCTCCCACAGTTACCCACCTCAAGCGTTGCTGGTCCCTCCGGCAGCAtttccagccctgctgggaaGGTTCATGCCAGGCCTGGCTGTGTGGTGGGGCTCTGATGGCTGCATGAGTCTGAAGGGCAGGGAGCAAGTGCCCTGGGGACACTGAACCTGCTGCACACTATGAGCATCACTGCCTCTCCCTGGGGCAGCCACACAAAGCCCCTTTGCTCTGTCAGATGTGTACATCTATGCTGATGGCACAGACACCTTGGCTTCTTGAGCAGGACTCTCCCCAGCACAACATAACAGAGCATGGCCTTGAGGGAAGATGTAGGGACTGGGGCTCATCCTCACCCTGGAGTGCACCAGGCTGGGCTTATGTTTCTGCCCAAGTGCTGAGTACTCGTGTGCCAAAGCTGTGAGGGAGCAGCTATTCCATGCCAAGGGCCTTTGCCTTGTCTCCTCCTCAGTTCTGAGCTACCTTCCTTCTGTCCTCCCATGGAAGCCTGCTCAGATGCATCCTGCATGCCCTGGGCATGGCTGGAGAGGCTGGGTTGTCTGCAGGGCAGGCTCAGAGCAGGGTGGACCTGCTACCTGTGAGAGCATCACGGTTGGGTCTGGGTTGCAGCGTTCCCATTACCTGAGCTGAAAGAGATCCCTCTCCTCAGCCTGGTGCAGCAGGGTGTTAGCAGGGAGCTTCTAGCCTTATCTTACTGGTGTGTTGTATCTTTGTATCTCGTGCCCCGCGTGCCTGGGCCAGGCCCCTGTTGCTGCATCTGCCCACAGGGACAGATCTTTTTGGACCAAGCAGAATTATTCTAAATAGCTACTGAATGTAAAATAGCATTTGCTTTGTTGTAGTATTTTAGCCTGCCTTTAAACACTGACAAGGGTTGGTGCCCCAGCTGTAAGCAAAGTAAGTGTCATCTGCGGCAGGCTTTATGGAAATGGTGCTTATTGTTGAGCTCTGGAATGGGGATGGGTGAGGacacaggcagctctgtgcGGCAGCACTGGTCCATGAAGGAGGAACAGCAACATATACATGGGAATAGTGAGCAAGAACCTGAGCATCACTAAGGCTGGAGTAGGAGGTGTTTGAGGAGAGGGCTGGGGTCTCATCCCGTCTAGATAGTGGGGGACTTTGTCCTATGGAGTCTACAAGGCTGCTTAGTCTCCCTGTTCCAATGCCCGTGTTATTAACGTAGCTCCCTCTTTGTCCAGAATAGGAATGTTTTAGAGGTGGAGACACTCAGCTCCTAATTCACCTGTGCTCTGTGTTAGAGGAAGTTAGCCGGGCTGgtgtgctgtgcaggagggatggatggCGTGGAGGGGTGTACCTGCCCCAGCGTTTGCTTTAAGAGGCCCCAGTGTTTGCTCTAAGAGGCAGGGATTTCTGGACAGCCGGGGAGGAGTGTGGAGGCAAAGGGAGCCCAGTGCAGCCCCTCTTCCCCTGCAGGcaccctgtgctgtgcaggctTCAGTTTGGGGATAGACTTGATGCTCCAATTAGATCTGAGCTGACACTGGCCTCGCTTACATCCCCCTAGAGGAAAGGCAATCCCAGCTTGCTTCCCCTGGGACAAACAAGGCCAATGTTGGCAGCATGGATCGGGAAGTGCCTGCTTGCCAGGGCAGGAGGCCTTGGCCCTGTGTGTAGCCCCAGCTCCCAGGGGAGGCTGTCACATTCCAGCCACACAGAGCAGCAAGGACCATTCCCTTCAACAGTGaagggagcagtgctggggtagCTTAGCAGAGCAGGGATTGCTGGAAGTGTCCATGTTCTGGCTGGAATTTGGTGGgtgcttctttttaattttttaattttttttaagtgaattcTTGAaataatctttccttttttagcCAAATGGAGACGGGCGCATCCCCTGCAGGCAGGGATAAAAGCCTGCTCCAGTTCagtgcctgcagggagcagatTTGGAAGGGCAttcaggaagctgctgctgcgCACGGTGGGAAAGTGCTTGCAAATCCTGGAAGGGACCCAGTGTAAATATCCCTTTGTCTGCTGCTCCTCATGCCGGAGCTGCCAGGGGCCCTGGGACAGGCACGGGAACCGGGGttgcttttgcttctgcagTCTGCTCTCCTGGAGGCCTTGCATTGAAACACCCCTCTGTGACTTGAGCAGGGAGCTGCCTGAGGCTGCCTCAGCCTGTGCTGCGTGTGTGCCCACCAGAGCCTGCATCTGCCCGGAACAGGCGCTGAAATTCCCTCTGTTCCTGGGCAAAGAGCCTCTGCACACAGCCAGGCTGTGGCAGGCTTGGGTGTCTCTGCCACATACAGGTGCAGGCAGTATCTGTTTAGGGTGCTGGTCTTTGTTCTCCTTGCTGTAGAGCTGCCCAAGGGTCTCTTCCCTGTCTTTCAGGTTAGCTGTTAGCCATTTCTCCCTGTGGGGGTACTTGTTACACTTCAACCCTCTGCTCTTTAGCATCTCAACCATTCCCCTCTGCTTAAGCCTCCTGCTGTCTTATCGGCCTCTGCTCCCTGGCCCACGCTGTGTCCTGACACCAGAGCTGTCGGGGGGCACAGGGGTGCAGGGGCCAGCTGGATGCCTTGTGGCAACGTTTGCTGTTTGAGAGCTGAGGACCACTTTGGTCCTTGTTACCTTTCATGCACGGGGGCTCCTGTGCGTAACTGttggcttttgcttttgttgctggTGTTCCTTGCTGCCTTTTCTGTTGATGTTCGGGAGGTGCAGGCTGGGGTTTTCACAGttcacagtttgttttcttctgatctGCACCAATCTTGTATTTCACAGTTTGCACTTTttgtatttcaataaaattCAAATGGTAATCCCAGATCCAGGTGTGTCTCTCAAGTGACAGGAGCTGTGGCACATCTGTAAGACACAGAAGTAAAGCTGGCTACGCTGCCAGCCATAATAACCATGCACAGAGGGAGGAGTGTGAAATTCCTCCTATGTGAGTAACCGGGAAGAAAGACTGGTTTGCAGGAGCCTCAGGTTGGGAGCAGAATTCAAAGCAAAGtgaagcagggctgggctcCCATGTTACCATCTCCCTGCAATGATGAGCAGTTTGAAGGGGATTGCCCTTTCCTAGAGCTGGACTCAGGCAGCTCCACAGGCTGTGGGATCACTAGGTGCTGAGTGGGAGCCACCTCAAGGCTCTCCAGGTAGGATTAGTGGGCTGAATTTATCCTGTGGCCATGTGGTCCATGCAGCAGAGACCTGCACCTTCTCGTGTCAACTCAGGTGGACCACTAACACCTGGATGTCTTCTGCTGCACTCCACCCCTTGATCCATGTACATCTAACCGTTGCCTGCAGACATGGTAATTTCCTAgttacacagaaaaatagaatggtttgggttggaaaggtccttaagatcatccagttccaaccccttgccatgggcagggacacctcacactggagcaggttgcttcaagccccgtccaacctggccttgaacactgccagggatggagcatttcccACTTCATCAGTAAGCTTTTTGGCTGACAGAAAGGTTCTTAAATGCAAAGTGATTACTGTGATTAATAATACACATGTAGCAACAAGTGAACCCAATAGTGGCTGTGAGAACAGGAGAGCAGAGAGCACTGGAGCTAAAAGCATCACTGTGAGACACACGGGAGCCTGAGCCCTGACCACTGGCCTTGCCACCTGGATGATGTGTTGATGCTCATGCTAACACTTCCTgaaactgctgtgctgcttttcagtttctatTACTGATCAGATCAGCCACCCAACTGAGAGCTTCCCAGTGCTGCCAGTTCTCCTTCCACACACTGCTATTATTCAGTGTGACTCATGCCAAGCTGTCAGCCATACACCAGAGGTACGTTTGGCATCTGTTCACAGGTAACTCTTTGCATATGGTCCTTGTAATCTGATTTATGAATTTCTTTACCTGCTGTAACTGACAGGACAGTTCTTCAGTTCTTGAAGGGTTTAATACTCACTTTTGGGACTTTTTAATTCAGATGGTGCTTCTGGCTACAGTCTTACTAAGATTTTCCACACCTTTGGACTGTGGTGGCCCCTGTAACAGGGCTGGTGCAGTCTTAGGGCTTGGTCACAGTGACCTCAGGCTGGTGCACATCTGCTCTGGCTTCAGAGATCAGGAGCTGCTGGGTCTGGTCCTGATAGGGTGCTGTAGCTGGCAGGGCCTATGCTATGTGCAGCCACATGGGTAGTACTTTACACAGTGTGAACACCAGTGCTGGATGTTTTCATGTCCAACTGCCCTGTGGCCTTAAGGACATTATGCTCAGAACACTTTTCTCTTTACAAATGCATGCACTAGGCTCATGTGGATGGTATTTGATTGTTCCCAACGTTGGGGATGAACCACCCTTCGCCAGCTGTTTACTTTTCACTTATTTGTTGATGGTTTTTCCAGTGCCTTGTCTTACTGGTGATGTGGTGATGATGGTGGAGATTGGAGGCCCTGTAGTAAGCCCAGATCCCACAGGATGATTTTATGTGAGTTTGCCAGCAATGCATCTTGACCCACAGTGTACAGTGTCTTTTGCAAGTGGCTGAAATGACACTcataaaaacacacacatgcacactcatAATGTAGACAGATCAGTAGCTATAATGATGCAATGGGATACTCATTTTGCATTACATCCCACAGATAAGAGCACTTTTAAGAGTTAGCCTTGTTCCTCAAACTGGAATATTTCCTTTCATGGAAGCCTCCCATATACactgtcatttttcttttcccccattcCTGCTATTCTTCTTTGTAAGAACCAGACACCCTTTACATGGCAGCTTAAATCAGCAATTCTTGCATATACACACAGATTTTTACCATCTCATCCTTCCTTTAAAGTGAAGGTGTTATCATTTTACACTGCATCGTGTACTATAGAGGGTTCACTTCAAGCAACACTAGACTACAGCTGTTTAGACAGGCAAGCAGCATGCTCTGTCACCAGCATCTTGCTACTGAGACACCCACACTCATTTCTTCCCACATCTTATTTGTCTCTTTGAGCTCTTCTATCAGATCAAAACATTCCCACGCTCCCTTTAAGCATGTAGTAGCAACCATGTACAATGCAAATGCTGCtggtgggttgggtttttcccttttcccacccCTTTCTTTTGGAGACAAGTTAATGTATTTCAGCTGGGGCAAGACATCCAGATAATTCCCTACTCCAGCTCACTGGGGAGGTCACCAGAGCCAATACTGTGTGTCTGTTCCCCATGTCTGCTTTTGGGACAAGATAGGAACCTGCTGTGCCTCTTCCTCACTCTAGGATGGTCTCACCTGAATCCTGCTGACTAACTGTAGCACATCAGTGCCTTATCCCTTCTGTGCTGGAGGCAGCAAGCTGATGCATCCTGCACTCTCTGACCATCCCATTTCCTGAAGGAGAATGATGATGAGAGGTTGGGACGTTCCCAGACCTGTCAGTATACAAGAGGACAAGCACAGAGCATTGCTTACATAAAAGTTTTATTGGAAATTCTTTGAATACTTGAAGTACATTGGAGACTGTTTCCAAAACAATGCAATTTAGGAGCCTTCCCCTTCACCCAAAGTTATCTGTAAATCAGCAGCTACATCCATCCTGTCCTCAATATAGAATCAAGCAGACAGCTGCTAAAGTAAACAGCCTTCATAACACAATCTGTGGaaggccacagcagcagctagaTCTTTCCTGAAGCAGAGCATTTGTGCAGTGGTCAGGGAGCCTAGATGCAGCAACCATGTGTTGAAACTGAGGAATGTCCAGGAAAGAGGCACATAACTCAGCCCTAGAGAATCTCTTTATTGCTGTGGCCATCCAGCTCAACACTAGCAGCTCATATAGGCAAGTTTCCAGCTTTCTGAAGTAGAAAAACCCCAAGTGCCACACTGATGTTCTGCCTTCTGGGATGTGGGAGCTGTAGCCATCAGCATCAATGAGCAGAAGTATTTGGTTCTGGGAACCTTCTGGACAGGATCAGCAAGAATGGCTTGCCTTCTGCCAACTCCACAGTGTGCCTCTGTGAgaaggagacagcagcagcactggcttgATGAAGTTCAACCTAGTCTGTTCTTCATTAATAGAGTGAATTAGCACTTCACCCCAGCGCTGCTGCTTTGCAACCCAGATTGTATCACtcttcccagcacagcctgTACATTGAGAGGAAGGTGACAGCAACCACATCTCTGAGCTAGAAGGTGGCAGAGACCAGCTTCATAAGCGGAGGTGAGAGCCAGCTGATCTATTCGTTCCTTACGCTCCTGCACCCTTCTGCAACCCTTTCCACCTGTAAAACAAGGTGGCTCTGGCTGTGGGGATCAAGTGTTTGTTAAAGCCCATTTAACTTAAACCCTCTTGTGCACAGTTTACCTTGGAAGCTTTCTTAAATGTTTGGGCATCTTATTTTGCAAGGACTGAGCAGCTTCTGTGTGAGGCTGCTGAAAAGTTGATTTGG of the Melopsittacus undulatus isolate bMelUnd1 chromosome 4, bMelUnd1.mat.Z, whole genome shotgun sequence genome contains:
- the ARHGAP1 gene encoding rho GTPase-activating protein 1; translation: MATDPLSELQDDLNLDDTNQSLSQLTLASIDDNSWPADEAPAFPKSEDSTGSPVPVTHLQWDDPYYDIARHHIVEVAGDDKYGRKVILFSACRMPPSHQLDHMKLLGYLKFTLDQYVESDYTLVYLHHGLTSENKPSLSWLRDAYREFDRKYKKNIKALYIVHPTMFIKTLLILFKPLISFKFGRKIFYVNFLSELEEYVKLEQLGIPSQVLKYDEYLRSLQKPSQVPLKPTPPRPPLPNQQFGVSLQLLREKSPDQSPVPLVVRDTIAHLRDHALTTEGIFRRSANTQVVREVQQKYNMGVPVDFQQYEDVHLPAVILKTFLRELPEPLLTFGLYSHVVNFQSVEEENRVDVVRKTLQTLPEENYQVLHLLTAFLVQVSAHSDKNKMTNTNLAVVFGPNLLWAKDVAITLKAINPINTFTKFLLDHQKELFEDVEA